TCAATATAGACTGTTACTCTGATAATTACATGAATTATtttattagtaataataataataataatgcattttatttgtgaGCGCCTTACATAGTTCGTAGTAGACACCCAAAATGCACTTATTACATTTAAATCAATGGATATGATTGGATATTTTGTGACACATGGTCACCATGGCAGTCAGTCTTTAGCCTGTGTGGTCTATGTCTGTGTCAATCTACTGCTGTGCAACCAGTAGATGCTACGCTATCCCATAACAGGTCGCCCTACTGCTACTGGAGTGGTGAAGAACAATTCTTGCTCAGAAATTTTTGTTAACATGGTGGAGGAAGGTTGTCTCTGTATAAATTTAAGTAGAAAACAAAACCCAGTTACATTAGTTgattgaaaaatgtatttttttttcctttgataATTTTTAATGGTGCTTAAATTACGTGGTGGTCAAGCAACACCACTGATAAACCTCCGGATCAGGTAATATGCAAGATGGCGaccactgtacagtatgtgaaagtgcatgcatactgttttcatgcatacatacagtacatactatATTAATGGTCAAATAGTAACGAAACTCAGTATATACTGTTTAAGTATGTGATTTTGGATGCACCCTCCATTACCTTGAACTAACATGTTCATCAACATACTTAATATAACTGTACCAGAGAGGAGCTTGGAGTGTTTTTAAAATCGGAGGAGTtcattgcagttttaataattaaaatctgtTGGCAGCAGAGCTACAGAAGAGGATTAAAGCAGTTTAACTTCATGGATAGGTTCAGATAACTGCAGGAGTGCTCAGTCTCATTAAACCATTCATAATGATTTAACAGTGTATCAATAAACACAAGTGCATCCTGGGTAAGTTCCATCCTTACCGTTTCCATCTCAACCCAATGTAAGAGGTCAGTGCATTCAATTATGCTTTGTCTGCTGACTGAACATCCCATAGTTAATGCAAAATAACAAATTCGTAAACAAACCCATTTTCTTTTAATATGGATGGTCACTGGTGTTCTCTGCTAGTTCTCTGGAAAATGGCTGTTatcaaggaaaaaataaatagtaAAGAATTACCATATTGTCATAACCTTGTCATGTCCTTGTCCTCCATTCTTCCATGCTGATACAAAAATACTGATTAGGACTCAAAACGCAGGCCAGTAGTTTGTCATTGTGGGTAAGTCCATAGTTTTTAAGCATTCAAGGAAGCGTTTTGCAGTAAATACACAATGATgtgatatatatacacagaacTACTGCGATTTCAGGTAATGATGCAAGCACGGTGGAGACCCATacggctcccccccccccgagacaaAGCAAAATTGACTTGCTAAGAAAACGCCCCCTCTGAAGTTGGTGCCCTAGACAGCCGTCTATGTTACCTAATGTCTTGCATAATAATTTTAAAGGAGGAACCGTCGACTATGGACTCAGAGCAGAGAGTTCCACTGCTGACTAGGAAGGACCTAAACAGAGAAACATAAACGGAGAGGGTATATAAGTGCTAGCAACTTAATGTCATTCTATATTGTATTTACAGGATTGATTGAACGCTGCACGCCAATAAAATATCATTACACCTCATCCAGCCTCCCAAGAAACCTGCCTGTCAATATCACCAAAACAATCCGACAGGATGAATGGCATGCGCTCCGTAAGTATGAGAAACCAGAAACGACAACTATGCTATCATGTGACTCCCTGATGCCAGTGCAGGTCCTACACACCGAACCGCAAACCCTGAAAGCGGACCCAACCATAAGACAATGACACACTATATAAAATTCAAGAATAGCCATTTTTACATATGTCAGAATTTGCATAAATTGTCAAAATTAAATCCTATTCAAAGACAAACGGAATATAAATTCTAATCAAGTAATTAACCACCTTCAGCGGTATGAATATATTTACTCAACACGGCCAACCATATGGCAGCTGAGATAAGAAGCAGGCTTTCCAACATTTTCCTCTCTAGGTGTGGCTCATGACATGGTTATCGCAAACAGACAGAACACTCCATCACAGAAAAGGGGACACAACACCAGATTACACTGGGACCGACCAGAGTACAGACCAAACAGGATTAGCATGGTGCAAGTGGTTCTAATACTAACCAtgcaaaataatgaaaattattCGGAGGACTCAGAGAAGATcaattcatccatcttcaaaccgCTTAACCAGGTTAGGTTTGCAGGCCAATCCCAGACAGCATAGAGCTGGGTTTCAGCCTGGATCGGAAGCTAGTCCATCAAAGGGCCAACACACGCACAATCATACAGTACAGTCACTTTAGAGATACCacttagcctaactgcatgtccttGGATTAAGGACGGAAGCTTGTGCAACACAGTGTGAGTACGCAAACTCCTCACACAGGACTGAGGTGATATTCAAACCCCCATTGCTGTAGGTGTGAGGCCATCACAAGGTTCGAACCAATTGCTTAAACATTAAAGAGGACATTGTCACATATGTTTCCTGTAATAATTAAAGCAACACAGCCAAGGCTACCTGTCACTGGCAGCAGGGCCTCACAAAGACACGGCTGGGCCCTAAGAAATTCTACTGAATGGTCCCCCTTTTTGTGCCTGGGCCCCTGAAAGTCTTCCTCTTTCTCGCCTATTATGGGCAGCCCTGACTGGCAGTGATGCATGTTGACCAGGGCTGCGGCCATTGTGGAATGCATTCAtaaattccaatccaaatcaggaaatggaactagAGTTGGAATTTAAATGTCCCTGAAATTTTAATTCAATTCGAATATTGATCCCCATAGTTTTCTTTCCAgtcccaactccagttccatttcctgattttgATCGGAGTTGATGAATGTCTTCCGGAAGGACCCCAACTCTGATGTTGACAGTATGAGACGCGCGCCTTAAGTAGGCAGACTCAGATTGGGATTGTCGCTTCTTCTGCCCCCGCAGACCTGCGCAGGATGACGGCCGGCTTCATCGGGATGGCGGTCGCCATCATCCTCTTTGGCTGGATCGTCGGCTTCCTGGGCTGCTGCAAAAAGCACGACCTGATGCAGTATGTAGCTGGGCTCCTCTTCCTCATGGGAGGTGAGGAAAGCCGATTCGCCACCTGTCATCTTTTTTAACGTTTCACCCGGCATTTATTCTGTCACCCAGCGGACACCCCCATCCCTGGCAAACGTAGTCCTGTGTTACCCCCACTCAGGGCAGGGAATTAAGCCATTTGCCTGAGGCGAGTAATTTAGATGAAGGGCGAGTACAAAGAACTGAGCAACAGCCTGCTGgccagtaagaaaaaaaattgcatgtCAGACTATATTTTTTACATAACTGTGCTTGTTGGCTAGTAGCTTAAATTCTGCTTACACTTCATGCTATTTACAGCAGAAACCTGAATGTTTTACTGTGgaaattggggttaagggcattGCATAAACTCAGAAAGAACAATACAACGCACCCCCGTCTCCCACCGCCTGCTGAAATTTGAGCCCACAATGATTTTAGCAACCATCGTGCTACTTGCAGCTCACTTTTGATTTGTTGAGTATTTTAAGGTACATGTCACAATAATTGTCTTTTGTAAACATTGAAACGTTCTGCCCAAACAGTTCCTTTCAGATTAGCATGTTAGTAATTGAAATTTTTCCGCAGTTATTGACAACATTCCGACTGTCGGCTTTATAGCAGGGATCCTTCCATAGATTAtctcagttggggggggggaagttgtttttttttctgccctgAGATTTAGTACTGGCTAGGTGCCTTTCCAGAAGTAAGGGGCTTAATTAACCCCCCCAGGGACATGGCTGGAGTGAATGTGCATTCACAGCAGCCCGACGAAAGCGTCGCCGTGATCTATTTATGTCTCGCCGCAGTTGCTTGTGGCAGCCATGTGTAAAGCACACTGGGCAGGAATAAGTCCTGCGTGAGAGCTTGGGACAGCGTCCACAGAGCTGCAGCGGGAGAGGGACCTTGCCAGGCGCGCCTGCGTGACTCACGCTCACtgctcgggggtgggggggggtggaggtagGTTGGGGTGGGGTAGGTATCTTGAGATGAGGCTAGATGGAACAGGTCGCCCTGCAGGGCCTTTCGCAAAGACGCCGTACAGGGCAACCTAATAAAATCGCGCGCGCTCCTGTTTCCTGCCGTCTTTGTGGGCAGCGATTCCCATCGTATCTGTAGCAAGAACGGGCACAGAATCACTCAGGCGGCACCGTATGGTGCCACAGCTAAGCTGTGCCTGTAAGGGACTCTGAGTCCAGCCAACCAGACATGGCGGAAAGACAGATGGGGCTCTTCAGGTCCCCCCAAGTTCCCAAATATCCTAATGAATTTCCTGAGTACCAGTTCATAGTAGCTACCTTAGCCCAGACAaaatttttataatttaaatatgtaCCCTTAATCATATAATATGTTTAAAAGCAAACTAAGACCAATGTCACTGTGCACAAATTAAGTCTGTTATCCACAAATCGATTTAGTTATATGAATAAGCAATAAATCCAGCTccgtgatacaggccccagttctCTGCTGCTTAAATGGACTTTAACTTCATTCACTTGCATTTAGCCCAGCTACCTTAAATACAAGTTATCGACCAATCACGTCTTCCGTTTACAAGCAGTCGGCCAACAGCATGCCAGGTAGATTGTTGCAGACAGACTCACAATAGACTGGAACAAATATGTGCGGTTTTAGgatttacaaacatttttgaCCTTTAAACTAAATTAGCTTTACCTGCAAAAAAATGTTATCAGTTTTACAGTTAACGGAActacatttagcagatgctacTAATGGTTTCCAAAGCTGGCAGAAACACTCCATTAACAAAAAAGCAGTTAGCGGATTAGCAGAACCTTGGCCACTAATGTATTTCACCACCAGTTCAATTAactaattaacttaattagtgaAACAATTTGATGTGgtattaattaattagctaAATGTGGTATGCTAGGGGTCAAGTCAGAAACTACATGtgtatattgtatattgtaTGGTTCCTGCAAATACTGGAGTAACTTTAGaagtggttttgaaatggctaagctgacacacttggACAGGCATAGCaccatagttttacaccaaaatgaagatcatttaaaaataattctgtTTGACTGTCCAATATATAGAAccatatgtgtgtgcgtgtgtgtatatatatattatatatattatatatatatatatatatatatatatatatatatatatatatgacactcctcacttaaccgAGTTCCCTTCCTACGACAAGATCGTTATGCTAATTGGTCAATAATTGAGGAGCCGCCCCttcatttttagtatatttataaatgtttatacagttATGTTCTGTATACTCTAAAACAGAACAGAGGAAATCAACTCTAATATACATTACTTAGGTCTGCATACTGTAAATACAGGTAATCAGACAGTTTCGGACGGTAGCCGACTTTCTCGATGATTTTATCACTAATACTCTGATTACGCAGGATCTCAGACGAAAGCGTTAAAACCATCAACAGCTTTTCTGTAGTCTTGGTGATTGCAAATGCTAGTATAGGGAATACTGACTGACTGCAGGAACGAGAATGAGAATGAGACTGAGAGAAGGTGATGACGCTGAGACGCCTTGCTACCGTTTCCACGACCAAAGTTCTTGTACAGTGTACAATATTGACTGGCCAGAGAGCTGGTTGCAAGTCCAGGCAGTCGTTAAAAAGGTAGGTTTTTAAatgaggagtgtctgtaaaatatatattataatacacacacacacacacacataatacaTATAcctatatatacatacagtatacatacatatatacacatatatatgtacacacacactacacacagatacatacagGTTGTTTTTGGAGTAATTAGCCTGGTGTATTTATGCATTTCCCCTCTTATCTCACCAATAGGTACCTGCTGCATAATTTCCTTGTGCACCTGCGTGGCTGGGATCAATTTCGAGCTGTCCCGTTACCCAAGATACATGTACGGATTACCTGAAGATATCAGTCATGGCTATGGCTGGTCCATGTTCTGTGCCTGGGGTGGACTGGGCCTTACCCTGCTGGCTGGATTTCTGTGTACATTAGCACCATCCCTTAGCACACCTCAAACAGTGCTGCAAAAGCCCAGCCATGAAAACGGCACTGTGTGACAGACAAGGAAATGCACCAATCATCAAAGGCTTCCATTTTCTCCAGCCTATGATACCTTTTCTTTATGACTTTCATGACAAAGTGAcctggatgaaaataaaattataaaaaaaacaaaccacgTGCTCAGAATCTGGGGTACAATGTTCAATGCAATCCAGACTGAACCATCAGAggacacatttttaaatggaaTTACTGTTAAAATGGTGCTCTCTAaccatttttgtgtgtttttacaggaACTTAACAACAAACAAAGCAGTGTTTTAAAACATGGAACAAATTGGGTGGAAAAAATACTGTGACAGCTACTTTTTTTCCCCGCAAAAAAACTTAGTAGGGTGAACGGTAATGTGTTTGTTATTGCTcgcaaaataacagaaaagaaGCAAACTATGCTGGCGtaaactgttaattgttttaaatatttcacgGACATGGTATTTGTAGGAAAGATTTGGGGAGTTACCTAAGTTTACCAACTAACTTGCAACAAGAATAAGAAAGATGACTCAGAGCACAAATCAAGGAGACTTTCACCAAAAGAAGAAAATCAAGAGCACATGCAGACAAGGGTGAAAATAAGAGAATACAACCGTTCAGATAGAATATTTCTATCGAGATGCTGTTGTCAATGTGGCTATTGTGTGACGAATGTCCTTTTGTCGGCAAAAATGTTATCTTAAGCATAAAAGCTTTATGTAAGGAAGAATAAATCGTACTTGAGCCAGTTTTCAACATTAAATGAGCATGACCTGTTTGACCTGATTGTGAAAgtaaacattaaatattttcaCCGTGTTTCTGATCATGGCAACCAGATTCTGAGGACCTATTTCATCAATGGTGCCCACCAATGCCACATGTTTCAACTGAAGTGGTCACATAGCATTTTAGCAAGAAAGCTAATTATGCCTGCATTAGTTACTGTACCGTAAGTTTGATGTCCAAAGTGCAACAGCAGAGAGATTCTTGAAGCTCCTGATAGATTAGGCACATTCATCACTTCAATCAGTGTAACAATCCCTTTGTACAATACAAACCAAGTTTCTCATCTTGTCAATCAAACTGTCATATACGCTACAAAGATGAGTCACCCTAAGGCATGTTATCAAAGAACCTGTATTGACAGAAGGCATCAAAGAAACTGAAAGTCAATCTGAAGTCTAAGATTTATTTCTTATCTATCCTCTTGCTCAAAGAACAGTGTCCTACCTGATATGCATTATATCTGACCAGGCCTTACATAGCCAAGCTTTTATTATCATGGTTAATTACCCCTAGAAACGTTCTGCAAGGGGGGGTCTAATTCTCTTCTGGGgatcaaaaaaagaaaactgcagatttttttttcccatggaGAGTTCCATCTCATCCTTAAATATAGATAAATATCTTTGCACTGTCAAGGGTTTCACATCTGAGAATCAGATTAccgtaaatatttatttctataTAATGAAGGCTTTTCAATTGCAAAGGACAATTATGGATAATTTGaccatttttaaacattaatgACAACTACTTATGATGAAATTACACACCCATAATTAAACGTAATGTGCTGAAGATTTTAAAGAGGTGAAATTGTTGCCTTGGGGGAGGGGATTAGGGTGGAAGGGAGATGAGGTCCCATCACAACAACAACCTTCAAACAAATCATCTCAGAATCACAACATCATCAATAACAGTGTTGGCGACACCTTAAAATGACTCATAAAAAATGCACAGAGCAGAGACTGCTTTGTATgggttgcaaagctatttattttttagaaGAGAAAATCTAGAATTCAGACCTCATAAGCAAACTATCATCTCTGTTTGGTGCACTTTTTAGAGCTTATTGAATCAAAACAAGGCTTGGTCTTGAGCCTGTTGTgaattttcatgtttttttgcaTTAGTGAAAATGCATTACAAGTACAAACGCTCCTCTACTTGCGACCTTTCAACTTACGAagtttcagacatacgaacgaagaggactgtaagtccaaattgtgttccttgggctcccgtttcctgtccgcaacatcaagttttttttctgcgtgccaattccgcctagtacgactgctggccgctactcccgccgcgcagcagcgtagcgtgcgtactcccagcatcctacttctttgtacttgcgtatacccttaaaataatgttgaataacgacttacaaacatttcaagttatgaacagCCGTTCGGAACacatctcattcgtaagtagaggagtgtctgtataacATTTAGTTACATTCCTTCGAATGACACTAAGAGTATACATGTAATGCTAATTTTTACATTACATGTAAAGTGCGAAAAATGAATGAtcaacttttaaaataaagacctatgtgatttttttttgtatttatttataaaacaagTGAAGCACATATTAAAATGACAATCTCTGAAACATCTCTTCTGCCTTGCATCTAACGCAAACATTTCACTCAAATGCACCATGCATAGCTAACAATCCAGTGTAATTTACTTtcatagtatatatatattaaatgacgacttatataaaataatttgtCTGTTGGACTATTTCTACAGAATGAATATTATGATGAAAAATGACCTACCAGTCAGTTAACATACATTCAAatttatcatttaaattatttaaaaataaaatccaatgCAAAGATTGAGGTTACTTCTTGGATGCTCACCAGTAAATCTATTTCATTTCCCTTGATTCACATATGATCACACTACAGCCCCCCCCTGCCGGGTGCTCACCATTCTCATTGGCACATAACCCACACTGATCCCGCCCACACAGCCTGCCCTCCATTGCCCACTGGTGTTGTCTGGGTGTCCAGTGTAATGCCATTGCACATAACTTCTGTGAAATACTGCAAAAATGACGCAATGATTTTATCCTATAACTCAGCTAGCTCAATGGATCCCCCCATGCTTTTTAGCATTTTATGTTTGTAtgttggggtggggaggggggttagcACAAACTAGCTTGTTGCACTTACCAGCGGCAGATGTATGACAAGCGTCCTGTGAAGGACTTAAAGAGTGGCCAGAAGCATCAACTTCATACACAACGTGTTTTCCCAGTTAGAGCAACTGGATTCAAATCCATTTCAGATGTATCTTCACCTTATACACACCCCAGGCGCAACTAAAAGTCACAAAAACATTAAACTGACAAGATATTATTATaagtattatattattatattattttttaggTGAGTGATTGGGAAAAAGATCGTGGGGAGTGGGAGTTTATATGAAACAGTATAGATTTATCCCAGAAAACATAAGGACTGCAGATCAGTAAACAAAATTGACTACCCAGCAGCTACTGACCTAAATATtactcaaaaaataaaaatcaatgaccaaaataaacagcaaattTATATTACTTTTCATATTATTATAGTGAGACAACGAAAGTACCAGAATCAAAGATCATTGCCATCATAactaattttatatatataaaaaggccTTTGCCAAGTCTACGGGTCTAATTTTtgaaattaatataattatacattgcAAAATCTGGCTGATGATGCATTAACACAGAGCACAAAAATGAAGGTGAAATCACaatacaaagaaataaaaaaaaaattcccttcCTCCCATTAGGAAAGCTTCTGTCGTATGAGATCAGCtgttaaatttaaattacaCTTCCGAAGAGCTTGAATTAAGTCTTCTGCACTGGCTTTGGCTCCATGCATTTTCCTCCATTCTTGGATGAGCTCAATGACCTGTTCTTGTAGATTGTATGGGTGTTTCTCCCTTATGTGATCCAGTTTAGCATCTTTTATTCCAAGTTTTCTCCCATACATCCGCCAGTCTTTTCCTAGATTTTCAGCAATAAGTTGTGTAGCAATATCCAGTTTgtctgaaatttaaaaattgatGTAAAAAAGTATGTATTCAACAAACTCCCCATACTACGCCATACAAAATTAAGCTGCAGTTTACTTTACgtattaaaaatgtgaaaaatgtcaGTATTTGTACTATGTATGGTTACAGATATCTAGGAAGCAGTGGTAACAATTTTCTCTTCAGAAAATACTCTAAAGTATACGTATCTAAAACCAAGGTTtcattttaagatttttttaaaatgtagctAAGAAACTATTATGAAGCAAAGTCTTTCACGTAGGATTTTACCTTGAAGCTAGTAGTTTATAACAATATAGTCCGTTAAATATTTGCACATTGTACTGCATATATTACTTCCATTTCTCACAGATATCATACTAAGGTCAAAATAGAACATCCCTAAAAGGTATGCCGGTATTTTACGCGTGCACTTTTACTACGATCCCTTAAAGTTAAACTCGGCATGAAGACAACCCCGTTTCAGTCTACACGGACTAATGAAATCATATTTTCAGACGCTGTGTAATTAACATGTTTTGATAACTACTAACTATTGTTCACATTTCTGAACGTGCATTAATCTACAGTAACCAATCATTCATAACAAAACTAACTACCATAACTAGCCACCATGGGGGGCGGGATAATACAACCTTGGTTTCAATTTTTTTCGGGTATGCATGGATGACCAGAACAGCAGGAAAGCTTTAATCGCACACTGTCCCCACATGATAAGGTTCGCTGCCTGGCACCTTAAACACCGACCTTGCTCCTTAGCGTCAGGTAGATCTTCCTGCGGCCCGGAACCATGCTTCTCAAATTCGTCCAGTATCTCGAGAAGATCGGGCCTTTTAATGTTTGTCAGAAGGGTACGGAGATACTGTGTGTTTCCCATTCCGATCTTCTGCATTTCTCGAAGGTACTGGAAAAGCTGTATCccgttgtccactttctccagcTTCTTCTTCCCTATGTCATCACTACACAGGAACTTCATGGCTTCCAAATGATCTTTTTTCAAACCATCAGAAATTCGTAACAGCACGGAGGCAAACGTATCCATCTTCTCTGTGCCCTAGgagaaaaatacaatttaagaAAAACCCACTATTTGAAAACGACTTCTAAAGTTTTACTAACGGTGCAAAATCCTGTTTCAACGAAGATTTTCCGGTTTACGATTtagtttcattttttactcGGCGATGAATTCATTGTTGCATTATACTGTCTCAAGAAAAAGAAGTAAATTCAATTAACGcgactgtactgtatatgttaaTGACACTTAATTAGCCAGTTTTTCTAAAGTAGCACATGTACAACATAGTTTTAGTTGCACTCACTTCCTCGTCGACCTTTCCTTcgtcaaaaaatattttaaagagaCAGTACGCATATTTCACTAGTGACTTCAGTGACTGGAGGCACGACCTGGGAACATTTAACATTTGGTTCACATCTCCAGTGCAGGGTTGCTTGTCACCTAAAGGTGGAATTTCTTAAGCAGGCGTGATGGGGTTTTACTGTAGACCTTAATTTCAGGGTCACGAAACAAACCGCCGGCATGGACATGCATTAAGCTTCACTACGTTTGTGAAATATTAGGTTATAAAAGGGATATTAAATGCGCTggaaaatatttgtaaaaattcattttaaaacaagccTAAAACCAAATGAAGAGTGATGTTTGGtattcttttttgtttgttgttatgAAAGCGCGTCGTAAATTCAGGATGTTAGTCACCTCTGACGTCACAAGCATACCGAAGAAAAGTGGGAAAGCACCTTAGGAATTACCATCATATACTGTTGTACAAATGTATCACTCTGATTATACATTTGTAATTCAGCTACATGTTGTACTAATTATAGTTCCTTGTATCTATAATTGTATTAATTTGTTTATATCAGCACCTACAAAAtccatttttattaaatttctaTGACTGATTTCAAACATTACAACTAAATTTAATTTAGTTGTAATGTTAAATTTGAGATACAAAAATCAGATATTGAATTATGGCCAGAGACATGATTTTGGATATCTACATCAATTGTTGTTTCAGTCTGATATACTTTTTTAACATTAATTCAAAAAGTCTATTTATGcacaataatatataagaaGTTCTGTAGTTCTTCTTAATTTGGATTTCTCAGAAAATAAGATCTGTGTTTGTATTACAAGTATACAATGGTTTGGTACCTTTACTGTGCTAGTTTATGCACTATTAGATGTGCATTGCTCTGTCATTCCAATTAAGATAGAATAacattttgtatatatatatatctattatctgtaaagcacagctgtatactatacattttaaaatctaCGTTTTCTACAAAGATCAGATGCATACTGATAGAAaagttaattaaaatatatattggaATATGTAAGGAAATAGAGCGCTTCTATATAAAATATGAATTGATTCAAAATACCTTTATTGAAAAACATGCTATAGAATAAACACCAATTTTAGTACCCCAATAAACAGTTAAAATTCTGCAAACGTTGTAACAACACAAGCTTGTGAAAGGGCAT
The Paramormyrops kingsleyae isolate MSU_618 chromosome 13, PKINGS_0.4, whole genome shotgun sequence DNA segment above includes these coding regions:
- the LOC111851825 gene encoding transmembrane protein 178B-like, translated to MAAMKILTCSGLFLALCSLGLLAMAICTDYWYETDARRHRERCKNFASKRNDRGYIYIPSVNLPLRMPPEYIHRKEKQDLKPNFLASAAAMESHCSRQFNSTISGLWRRCHRDGFDLETEDLIYKGLIERCTPIKYHYTSSSLPRNLPVNITKTIRQDEWHALHLRRMTAGFIGMAVAIILFGWIVGFLGCCKKHDLMQYVAGLLFLMGGTCCIISLCTCVAGINFELSRYPRYMYGLPEDISHGYGWSMFCAWGGLGLTLLAGFLCTLAPSLSTPQTVLQKPSHENGTV
- the fadd gene encoding FAS-associated death domain protein, which translates into the protein MLNVPRSCLQSLKSLVKYAYCLFKIFFDEGKVDEEGTEKMDTFASVLLRISDGLKKDHLEAMKFLCSDDIGKKKLEKVDNGIQLFQYLREMQKIGMGNTQYLRTLLTNIKRPDLLEILDEFEKHGSGPQEDLPDAKEQDKLDIATQLIAENLGKDWRMYGRKLGIKDAKLDHIREKHPYNLQEQVIELIQEWRKMHGAKASAEDLIQALRKCNLNLTADLIRQKLS